The Lodderomyces elongisporus chromosome 6, complete sequence region CTGCCATCTCTTCTCTACAATAATCTATCACCAACATCAAATCCTCTACATTTCAAACTTGTTAAAACTCACCTTTGTAGTTCAAGTCGTCTCTGGCCAAAATGTCCTCTAAAATACCAGCAGATGCAGCAACCAACCCAAGGAATGGTCGAGATGGATCCAATACCTTGGACAAGTACTCAGGATGGTACTGGGTACCAACAAAGAATTTGTGCATCGATTGAGGCAACTCAATCATTTCCATACGTTTACCGCTTTCATCTTTACCAATAAACTTCAAacccttttcttcaatctcGTCAATCAACTCCGGGTTAACCTCGTatctgtgtctgtgtcttTCGTAAACTGCATCAGACCCACCATAAAGTTTACGCAAAACGCAATCTTTAGAGTCCAGAGTAAATCTTGTTTCGTGAATACCCAATCTCATGGTACCACCAAGTTTGATTTGATCCACGTCCGGCATATAGACAACTGATGGTTTAATTCCATCCTCCTCCTTGTATGTGTCAAACTCCTGTGAAGTTGAACCTTGAATACCCAAAACATTTCTAACAAATTCAATAACAGCAATTTGCAAGCCTAGACAGACTCCCAAGTATGGAACATTATTTTCTCTTGCATATTTTGCAGCAGCAATCATACCTTCAATACCTCTGGAACCAAATCCACCTGGAACAAGGATACCATCGGCTTGACAAACATAGTGCCATGCTTGATGGTACTTTGAAAGATTTTCTTGCTTCATTCCCTCTTCCAAATCAGTGGACTCGACCCATTCAATCTTTAACCTACGATTACATCTCATTGAAGCGTGCTCAAGTGATTTGATGACAGACAAGTACGAGTCATGCAAATGAGTATATTTACCAACGAGTGCAATAGTAACGGTTTCAAATGACTTATCGTGTGAGCTGGTCAACTGTCTCCATTTCTGCAACAATTGTTCTCCCTTGTGCAAGGCAGCTTGTGGAATTTCACCAATTGTCAACTTCTTGGTCAAAAAGTTCAtcatcttttgttgtttcaaCAATAATGGCACATGGTATGTCGAGTTAACATCATGAACAGCAATAACTTGCTCAGGTCCAACATGACAAAACATACCGATTTTCTCAACAGTTTGTGTCAATAACTCTTCTTGACATCTACAAGCAATCATATCGGGAGTCAATCCCAAACTTCTCAAGTCTTTGATTGCAGCTTGTGtaggttttgttttttgttcccCATGAATCACGGGAACCAAACTGACATGGATCAATGCAAAATTGTCCGAGCCAACTCTGAATTGAAATTGTCTCAAAGCTTCCACAAATGGTGCACTCTCGATATCACCAACAGTACCACCAAGCTCAATAATACACACCTCAGGTTCCAATCCGGTATCGTCGACTGGGATTCTAGCCACTTCTTCAATCCATTCTTGAATGGCATTTGTAATGTGTGGAACAACTTGCACAGTCTTACCCAAGTAAtcaccttttctttctctctcgaTGACCTTGGAATAAATCTTACCAGTGGTAATGTTATGGTTCTTGGTTAAAGTAATGTTCAAGTATCTTTCATAGTTAcccaaatccaaatcaaCTTCACCACCATCGTTCAACACAAAACATTCACCGTGCTCGAGTGGTGACATGGTACCTGCATCGATATTCATATAAGGATCAATCTTGATGGAAGTGACCCTCAAGCCCAAAGTCTTGAGCAAAAGACCAGTAGATGAGGCCAAAACACCCTTTCCGATACCTGAGATAACACCACCTGAAACGACAACGTATTTCATTGTATGAAATGCAAATTTTGGTTCTTACTTTAAAGAATGATTGATGATAATTATAAAACTAATTATAGTAAATTAAAAACGACACGTCCCAAAACAAGAGAAGAATAAATGTTAGACACGTGAAATAAAAGGGAGGGGAAGTGATGACAAACGATCGAACAATTTGTATGATAGTTATAATAATACTATAGTGCTAGACGATGAAACAGTAGCTAAAAGAGTTATGCCCTCTTAAATGGTGAGATTTAAGcgggaagaagaaaaagaagaagaagaagaaaggaaaaagaagagtaagaggaagaagtagaagaaaaagagtaagaaaaagaagagtaGGTCTGTTGTTACTACACAAGTCtggtaaatttttttttttcctctcctCTCTATGTACTGTGTAGTTCGTGATGCTCTTCTGCTCTTCTGCTCTGTAGCTCTGCGCACAAAATGCACGCTCTGCACGCAGTTTGTGCACGCGctgcaaaagaaatttaCGTAGACTTCCTAGTTCAATAGTATGTTAGATTTACTATTGAATATTACTCATGAAGCTGATAGTTTAAAACCTTTGATTGTATGTAGGTTGGCATATACACTTTCAGTTAAAAGTCATGGAGGTCAAATTCGTataatcttttcaatttgaaacGACCTTGAAAGTACCATTGTGC contains the following coding sequences:
- the URA7 gene encoding CTP synthase ura7 (MEROPS:MER0437468; BUSCO:EOG092620EL); this translates as MKYVVVSGGVISGIGKGVLASSTGLLLKTLGLRVTSIKIDPYMNIDAGTMSPLEHGECFVLNDGGEVDLDLGNYERYLNITLTKNHNITTGKIYSKVIERERKGDYLGKTVQVVPHITNAIQEWIEEVARIPVDDTGLEPEVCIIELGGTVGDIESAPFVEALRQFQFRVGSDNFALIHVSLVPVIHGEQKTKPTQAAIKDLRSLGLTPDMIACRCQEELLTQTVEKIGMFCHVGPEQVIAVHDVNSTYHVPLLLKQQKMMNFLTKKLTIGEIPQAALHKGEQLLQKWRQLTSSHDKSFETVTIALVGKYTHLHDSYLSVIKSLEHASMRCNRRLKIEWVESTDLEEGMKQENLSKYHQAWHYVCQADGILVPGGFGSRGIEGMIAAAKYARENNVPYLGVCLGLQIAVIEFVRNVLGIQGSTSQEFDTYKEEDGIKPSVVYMPDVDQIKLGGTMRLGIHETRFTSDSKDCVLRKLYGGSDAVYERHRHRYEVNPELIDEIEEKGLKFIGKDESGKRMEMIELPQSMHKFFVGTQYHPEYLSKVLDPSRPFLGLVAASAGILEDILARDDLNYKGEF